The following coding sequences lie in one Methanopyrus sp. SNP6 genomic window:
- a CDS encoding NifB/NifX family molybdenum-iron cluster-binding protein, whose product MRVAVMVEGDGVSTRFARAPEIRVYEVKDDDVELVESKGNPVANVPRGAGRQILTVLTEMNVEATVAARYGPNALQGLKAQGIKAYVAEPGTDPEEAALKAARGELSEE is encoded by the coding sequence GTGCGTGTGGCCGTAATGGTGGAGGGTGATGGGGTGTCCACTCGGTTCGCCCGAGCCCCGGAGATCCGCGTGTACGAGGTGAAGGATGACGACGTCGAGCTCGTAGAGTCCAAGGGTAACCCGGTCGCGAACGTCCCGCGCGGGGCCGGTAGGCAGATCCTCACGGTCCTCACGGAAATGAACGTCGAAGCCACGGTCGCCGCGCGTTATGGTCCCAACGCACTCCAAGGTCTCAAGGCCCAAGGGATAAAGGCTTACGTAGCGGAACCTGGGACCGATCCGGAAGAGGCGGCCCTGAAGGCCGCCCGCGGCGAGTTATCCGAGGAGTGA
- a CDS encoding 4Fe-4S binding protein: MWLAITGGKGGVGKTTVAAHVHRILGWDALDLDVTTPNLHLYLDCEEIDRSDVYIPCPKLEDEDECDLCGTCARACAPGALVVGRSWDLDPHLCHGCGLCVESCPNGALAYDCVRIGEVRRYQVSVTGAILTSGTLDVGDRRSRHLVRTLLEGADDGKDLILDTPAGAGKDVYDALKAADAAIAVTQPTPAAAT, encoded by the coding sequence ATGTGGCTGGCTATCACGGGCGGTAAGGGAGGAGTCGGCAAGACCACGGTCGCTGCCCACGTCCACAGGATCCTGGGTTGGGACGCCCTAGACCTGGACGTCACCACCCCCAACCTCCATCTCTACCTCGACTGCGAGGAGATCGATCGGTCCGACGTGTACATTCCGTGCCCGAAGCTTGAGGACGAAGACGAGTGCGATCTCTGCGGGACGTGCGCGCGGGCCTGTGCGCCTGGTGCCCTCGTGGTCGGGCGTTCGTGGGATCTGGACCCCCATCTGTGTCATGGCTGTGGACTATGCGTCGAGAGCTGTCCCAACGGCGCCCTAGCGTACGACTGCGTCCGGATCGGTGAGGTGAGGAGATACCAGGTGTCCGTAACCGGGGCGATTCTAACCTCCGGAACGCTCGACGTGGGTGATCGACGGTCCCGACACCTGGTTCGAACCCTTCTGGAGGGTGCGGACGACGGAAAGGACCTTATCCTCGATACGCCGGCCGGTGCAGGTAAGGACGTGTACGACGCGCTCAAGGCCGCTGACGCCGCGATCGCCGTGACGCAGCCGACCCCGG